The following proteins are co-located in the Roseovarius arcticus genome:
- the pdhA gene encoding pyruvate dehydrogenase (acetyl-transferring) E1 component subunit alpha — protein sequence MAAQKKASKSNASADELKAYYHDMLLIRRFEEKAGQLYGMGLIGGFCHLYIGQEAVVVGLEAAAEEGDKRITTYRDHGHMLACGMDPNGVMAELTGRQDGYSRGKGGSMHMFSKEKHFYGGHGIVGANVPLGAGLAFSDKYRGNDRVTFTYFGDGAANQGQVYETFNMAKLWDLPVIFVIENNQYAMGTAQKRSTSSAELYKRGEAFGIPGEVVDGMDVLAVKEAGEKAVAHCRSGKGPYILEIKTYRYRGHSMSDPAKYRTRDEVQKMREEKDCIEHVRDLLLTGKHATEDDLKAVDKEIKKIVNASAEFAKDSPEPDPAELWTDIYAEIAPQNA from the coding sequence ATGGCTGCCCAGAAGAAAGCAAGCAAATCAAACGCTTCGGCTGATGAACTGAAGGCGTATTATCACGACATGCTGCTGATCCGGCGATTCGAGGAGAAGGCAGGACAGCTATATGGCATGGGCCTGATCGGTGGCTTTTGCCATCTTTATATCGGGCAAGAGGCCGTCGTCGTCGGTTTGGAGGCCGCCGCCGAAGAGGGCGACAAGCGCATCACCACCTACCGCGATCACGGTCACATGCTGGCCTGCGGCATGGACCCGAACGGTGTCATGGCCGAACTGACAGGCAGGCAGGATGGCTATAGCCGCGGCAAAGGCGGCTCGATGCATATGTTCTCAAAAGAAAAGCATTTCTACGGCGGTCATGGCATCGTCGGCGCGAACGTGCCGCTGGGCGCGGGTCTCGCGTTTTCCGACAAGTATCGCGGCAATGATCGCGTGACGTTTACGTATTTCGGCGACGGCGCGGCCAATCAGGGACAGGTCTACGAGACGTTCAACATGGCCAAATTGTGGGATCTGCCCGTCATCTTTGTCATAGAGAATAACCAATATGCGATGGGCACGGCGCAAAAGCGCTCCACCTCCAGTGCTGAGCTGTACAAGCGGGGCGAGGCGTTCGGCATCCCCGGCGAGGTTGTCGATGGTATGGACGTGCTGGCTGTCAAAGAAGCTGGTGAAAAGGCTGTGGCGCACTGCCGTTCTGGTAAAGGTCCGTACATTCTAGAGATCAAGACATACCGCTATCGCGGCCATTCGATGTCTGACCCGGCCAAGTACCGTACCCGCGACGAAGTGCAGAAGATGCGCGAAGAAAAGGACTGCATCGAGCATGTGCGCGACTTGCTGCTTACCGGCAAGCACGCAACCGAGGATGATCTGAAGGCGGTCGACAAAGAGATCAAGAAGATCGTCAACGCATCCGCCGAATTCGCCAAGGACAGCCCCGAGCCGGACCCAGCCGAGCTTTGGACGGACATCTATGCTGAAATCGCGCCGCAGAACGCCTGA
- a CDS encoding FtsB family cell division protein — protein sequence MNRKNLPVGVFVYFVIAFSLGAYFTFAAVQGDFGLFSRAEIDAEASELQVQLDLLNAEVVLMENLTHRLSDTYLDLDLLDEQARAVIGLLRSDEIVIR from the coding sequence ATTAATCGCAAAAATCTCCCTGTGGGGGTGTTCGTTTACTTTGTCATCGCCTTCTCGCTGGGTGCATATTTCACGTTTGCCGCTGTGCAGGGTGATTTTGGCCTATTCAGCCGCGCCGAGATCGACGCCGAGGCCAGCGAGTTGCAAGTGCAGCTAGATCTGTTGAATGCGGAGGTTGTGTTGATGGAAAACCTGACGCACCGGCTGTCCGATACTTATCTGGATCTGGATTTGCTGGACGAGCAGGCGCGCGCTGTGATCGGCCTGTTGCGCAGCGACGAAATCGTCATCCGCTAA
- a CDS encoding acyl-CoA dehydrogenase family protein — protein sequence MPHTRNSASSGPHSETDTHAITNQPAPRGDLDLWADDPALQDHALDTDHDHLALFGRKMGRMGMRDAGMDANRHQPEARLFDSGGRRLDEVAYHPAYHTLMQAGLGAGYASLPWEGAEGGHATHAAMVYLASQVEPGVCCPMAMTYAAVPALRASSTLFDTWVPKLTARLYDPAVKPLAQKAAATMGMALTEKHCGSDLSQASTRAVRDGDAYRLRGHKWFCSAPMSDGLVTLAQTNGGLTAFLVPRWLDGTRNAVHIQRLKDTLGNKSNALAEIEFADALAYPLGDEGDGLRHIMTMIHHTRLDTAIAPAGLMRAALGAAHHWTQHRSTAEGRLIDQPLMQSVLADLALDWEGALALGLGVARAFDDTTEQGRAFARLGVALAKFLGSKLCPVVVGEAMECLGGTGYIEESGLPMLYREAPMNGIWQGSGNVICLDILRTLRAVPMAGEVLSDALGAVTGEFRRYDAALRAHMERFPRLPDEAQARWYADSLATLLTASVLIRQAPPAIAEAYIATRLTSERGRTPGAISGVDTGAILARLG from the coding sequence ATGCCCCACACCCGCAATAGCGCATCCAGCGGCCCCCATTCCGAGACCGACACACACGCTATTACAAACCAGCCCGCACCGCGCGGCGATCTGGATTTGTGGGCAGATGATCCGGCCCTACAAGATCACGCGTTGGATACGGATCACGACCACCTCGCGCTCTTTGGCCGCAAGATGGGGCGCATGGGCATGCGCGATGCCGGAATGGACGCAAACCGTCACCAGCCGGAGGCCCGTCTCTTTGACTCAGGCGGACGGCGGCTGGACGAAGTGGCGTATCACCCCGCCTACCACACGCTGATGCAGGCCGGTCTCGGCGCCGGATATGCTTCATTGCCTTGGGAGGGGGCAGAGGGCGGCCATGCCACCCACGCCGCGATGGTGTATCTGGCATCGCAGGTCGAGCCGGGTGTTTGTTGCCCAATGGCGATGACCTACGCCGCTGTCCCGGCACTGCGCGCGTCCAGCACCCTCTTTGATACGTGGGTGCCAAAACTGACCGCGCGCCTTTACGATCCAGCGGTAAAGCCGTTGGCACAGAAGGCTGCGGCGACCATGGGCATGGCGCTGACCGAAAAACATTGCGGCTCAGACCTAAGCCAGGCCTCCACCCGCGCAGTGCGTGACGGCGACGCATACCGTCTGCGCGGTCACAAGTGGTTCTGCTCGGCCCCAATGTCGGACGGATTGGTAACGCTGGCGCAGACAAATGGCGGGCTGACCGCATTTCTGGTGCCTCGCTGGCTGGACGGCACACGAAATGCGGTTCACATTCAACGGCTGAAGGACACGCTGGGCAACAAATCAAACGCCCTGGCCGAGATCGAATTTGCCGATGCGCTGGCGTATCCATTGGGCGATGAGGGTGACGGCCTGCGGCACATCATGACAATGATCCACCACACCCGCCTCGACACCGCCATCGCCCCCGCCGGGCTGATGCGCGCAGCATTGGGTGCAGCGCACCATTGGACGCAGCACCGCAGCACCGCTGAGGGAAGGCTGATCGACCAACCACTCATGCAGAGCGTTCTTGCCGATCTGGCCCTAGACTGGGAGGGGGCGCTGGCACTGGGCCTAGGGGTCGCCCGCGCTTTCGATGACACCACGGAACAGGGCCGCGCCTTTGCCCGCCTCGGCGTTGCGCTGGCGAAATTTCTAGGAAGCAAGCTGTGCCCCGTCGTTGTCGGCGAGGCAATGGAGTGCCTGGGAGGCACCGGATACATTGAGGAGAGCGGCCTGCCGATGCTCTACCGCGAGGCGCCGATGAACGGGATCTGGCAGGGGTCCGGCAACGTCATATGCCTCGACATTCTGCGCACATTGCGCGCCGTCCCGATGGCGGGCGAAGTTCTAAGTGATGCACTCGGTGCAGTCACAGGCGAGTTTCGCCGCTATGATGCGGCCCTTCGCGCGCACATGGAGCGCTTTCCCCGCCTCCCTGACGAGGCGCAGGCGCGCTGGTATGCAGACAGCCTCGCGACGCTGCTGACCGCGTCGGTCCTGATCCGGCAAGCGCCACCCGCGATCGCCGAGGCCTACATCGCCACCCGCCTGACCAGCGAGCGCGGCCGCACTCCCGGCGCGATCTCTGGTGTCGATACAGGCGCCATTCTTGCGCGGCTTGGCTGA
- a CDS encoding fructose bisphosphate aldolase has translation MTNKRQAEKIRAGNGFVAALDQSGGSTPKALALYGVPEDAYSSEAEMFDLIHAMRARIAQAPDFNGSKVIGAILFEMTMDREIGGKPSAQYLWEEREVVPFLKVDKGLEHASDGVRLMKPMPDLDALCARAARAGIFGTKMRSVIDAASATGIEAIVAQQFEVGRQILAHGLIPIIEPEVTISINDKAEAEALLLDALTRHLDALPTGTEVMLKLTLPEKAGCYDPLTRHPAVLRVVALSGGYSRDEANRRLAQNSGIVASFSRALTEGLSADQSDAEFNQTIGATIDSIHSASIAG, from the coding sequence ATGACCAATAAACGCCAAGCCGAAAAAATCCGCGCCGGAAACGGCTTTGTTGCGGCGTTGGACCAATCCGGCGGTTCGACGCCCAAAGCGCTGGCGCTTTATGGCGTGCCCGAGGATGCGTACAGCTCCGAGGCGGAAATGTTTGACCTAATCCACGCTATGCGCGCGCGGATTGCCCAAGCGCCAGATTTCAACGGCTCCAAAGTTATTGGCGCAATCCTGTTCGAGATGACGATGGACCGCGAAATAGGCGGCAAACCCTCGGCGCAATACCTGTGGGAAGAGCGCGAAGTCGTGCCGTTCCTAAAGGTTGACAAGGGTCTGGAGCACGCATCGGATGGCGTGCGCCTGATGAAGCCGATGCCAGATCTAGACGCGCTGTGCGCGCGGGCGGCCAGGGCGGGTATTTTTGGCACTAAGATGCGCTCGGTCATAGATGCGGCCTCGGCTACTGGAATCGAGGCCATCGTCGCGCAGCAATTTGAGGTGGGCCGCCAGATTTTGGCTCACGGCCTGATTCCTATCATAGAGCCTGAAGTCACCATTTCGATCAATGATAAGGCCGAAGCGGAAGCGTTGCTGCTGGACGCGCTCACCCGCCATCTGGACGCGCTACCGACGGGCACCGAGGTGATGCTGAAACTGACCCTTCCCGAAAAGGCTGGCTGCTATGACCCGCTGACCCGACACCCCGCAGTCTTGCGCGTCGTTGCCCTCTCGGGCGGCTATTCACGGGACGAGGCGAACCGTCGTCTGGCGCAAAACAGCGGCATCGTCGCCAGCTTTAGCCGCGCGCTGACCGAAGGGCTTTCGGCAGATCAGAGCGACGCCGAATTCAACCAGACGATAGGTGCAACGATTGACAGTATTCATTCCGCATCCATCGCAGGATAA
- a CDS encoding phosphoglycerate kinase, with protein sequence MSWKTLDDMDLSGKRVLVRVDINVPVEAGRVTDDTRMTRIVPTVNDILAKGGRPMLIAHFGRPKGKVVLDLSLRTLLPALEAALGHTVRLIETLEGAENITAEATAAEVLLLENIRFYPGEEANDAEFAARLAALGDVYCNDAFSAAHRAHASTTGIAHLMPSCAGRLMQAELQALEAALSNPKRPVVAVVGGAKVSTKLDLLSNLVEKVDSLVIGGGMANTFLAAQGQGVGKSLCEHDMAGTAREIMSKAADKGCEIILPADIVVAREFAENAPNETVAVHLCPDDAMILDAGPRSVARVAKALDHAKTLIWNGPLGAFEIAPFDAATNAAARHAADLTRAGKLISVAGGGDTVAALNRAGAADGFTYISTAGGAFLEWMEGKDLPGVAALKG encoded by the coding sequence ATGAGCTGGAAAACCCTCGACGATATGGACTTGAGCGGCAAGCGCGTCCTGGTTCGTGTGGACATCAACGTGCCAGTCGAGGCAGGGCGCGTGACCGACGACACGCGCATGACGCGGATCGTGCCGACTGTGAACGACATCCTCGCAAAGGGTGGACGCCCCATGCTGATCGCACATTTTGGCAGGCCCAAGGGCAAGGTGGTGCTGGATCTGTCATTGCGAACACTTCTGCCTGCGCTGGAAGCTGCGCTGGGCCACACTGTTCGCCTGATTGAGACGCTGGAGGGCGCGGAAAACATCACAGCCGAGGCCACCGCCGCCGAAGTGCTCCTGCTGGAGAATATCCGATTCTACCCCGGCGAGGAAGCCAACGATGCGGAGTTTGCCGCCCGTCTGGCTGCGCTGGGCGATGTTTATTGCAACGACGCGTTCTCTGCCGCGCACCGTGCCCATGCTAGCACCACAGGCATTGCCCATCTGATGCCATCCTGCGCTGGCCGCCTGATGCAGGCCGAGTTGCAGGCCCTGGAGGCGGCGTTAAGCAACCCCAAGCGCCCGGTCGTCGCCGTTGTCGGCGGTGCCAAGGTTTCAACCAAGCTGGACCTGCTGAGCAACCTTGTCGAAAAGGTCGACAGTCTGGTGATCGGTGGCGGCATGGCGAATACTTTCCTCGCCGCCCAAGGACAGGGCGTTGGCAAATCACTTTGTGAGCATGACATGGCAGGAACCGCCCGCGAGATCATGTCGAAGGCGGCAGATAAGGGCTGCGAGATTATTCTGCCTGCCGACATCGTCGTCGCGAGAGAGTTTGCTGAGAACGCCCCTAATGAAACAGTTGCTGTGCATTTGTGCCCCGACGACGCGATGATTCTGGATGCCGGGCCGCGTAGCGTCGCGCGTGTGGCGAAGGCGCTGGACCACGCGAAGACACTGATCTGGAACGGCCCATTGGGCGCGTTCGAGATCGCCCCTTTCGATGCAGCCACCAATGCCGCCGCCCGTCATGCTGCAGACTTGACCCGCGCGGGCAAGCTGATTTCAGTCGCAGGCGGGGGTGATACAGTCGCGGCACTGAACCGGGCCGGCGCGGCAGATGGATTCACGTACATTTCGACTGCGGGCGGCGCATTTCTAGAGTGGATGGAGGGCAAGGATCTGCCCGGTGTCGCCGCCCTAAAGGGCTAA
- a CDS encoding peptidylprolyl isomerase: protein MAEIKDPENTILIELKDGTVAIELLADVAPGHSERMKELARSGAYDNVAFHRVINDFMAQTGDVQNGNMEKDYNPRGAGTGGSDLPNLKAEFSKIPHDRGTLGAARSQSPDSANSQFFINFKDNHFLNGQYTVYGRVIQGMEHVDAIAKGEPPANPDRMISVKVASDA from the coding sequence ATGGCCGAGATCAAAGACCCAGAAAACACCATCCTCATCGAGCTGAAAGACGGCACCGTCGCGATTGAGTTGCTGGCCGATGTCGCCCCCGGCCATTCTGAACGGATGAAGGAGTTGGCGCGCAGCGGCGCCTACGACAACGTGGCGTTTCACCGCGTCATCAACGATTTCATGGCCCAGACGGGCGACGTGCAGAACGGCAATATGGAAAAGGATTACAATCCGCGCGGCGCCGGAACCGGCGGCAGCGACCTGCCTAACCTGAAGGCCGAGTTCTCTAAAATCCCGCATGATCGCGGCACGTTGGGTGCAGCGCGCAGCCAAAGCCCCGACAGCGCGAACAGCCAGTTCTTTATCAACTTCAAGGACAACCATTTCCTGAACGGTCAATACACCGTCTACGGCCGTGTCATTCAGGGGATGGAGCACGTGGACGCCATCGCTAAGGGCGAGCCGCCCGCGAACCCCGACCGCATGATCAGTGTAAAGGTTGCCTCCGATGCGTAA